The following coding sequences are from one Dehalococcoidia bacterium window:
- a CDS encoding Flp family type IVb pilin, giving the protein MVNELAIRVLVALQGLKAKMEDEHGQTLAEYGLIMAVIAVAVVVAAGVAFREAIVGAFTDATDCLSGTTAGCSPT; this is encoded by the coding sequence ATGGTGAACGAGCTGGCAATTCGGGTCCTTGTTGCCCTGCAGGGGCTCAAGGCAAAGATGGAAGATGAGCACGGTCAGACGCTCGCAGAGTATGGTCTGATCATGGCGGTCATCGCGGTTGCGGTGGTCGTGGCGGCGGGTGTCGCGTTCCGCGAAGCGATCGTCGGTGCGTTCACGGACGCGACGGACTGTCTGAGCGGCACGACGGCCGGCTGCTCGCCGACGTAA
- a CDS encoding alanine--glyoxylate aminotransferase family protein: MSVNLRIPGPTPCPDDVLQAMSRQMINHRGPEFAEIIERITASLQHLFETKNDVLTLTSAGTGAIEAAVVNTLSPGDRGLVVSIGVFGDRFADIARTYGVDVEKLSFEEGTAADPQAVADALKKDASYKAVMVTHNETSTGVTNDLEAIAKVIRTARPEILILVDAISSLGSVPLPIDAWDLDVVFTGSQKGWMVPPGMAMVSVSRRAWDAIETATIPRYYFDYKKAKSYLEKSQTPWTPAISVYFAMDVALRKLEAEGLSAIHARHEKLGRFTRENVKALGLKLLADERVASNTVTAVRVPDGIDGSALTKMMRTEYNTVLAGGQGPLTGKIFRIGHLGLVSEADLRACFDALKLALPRVGFSPSGVGATA, translated from the coding sequence GTGTCCGTCAACCTCCGCATACCCGGTCCGACGCCGTGCCCTGATGACGTCCTGCAGGCGATGTCGCGCCAGATGATCAACCACCGCGGGCCAGAATTCGCGGAGATCATCGAGCGCATCACCGCCAGCCTGCAGCATCTCTTCGAGACGAAGAATGACGTGCTGACGCTGACATCCGCCGGCACCGGCGCAATCGAGGCGGCGGTCGTGAACACGCTCTCGCCGGGTGACAGGGGGCTCGTCGTTTCGATCGGCGTCTTCGGCGATCGGTTTGCGGACATCGCGCGGACGTATGGCGTCGATGTCGAGAAGCTTTCGTTCGAGGAGGGCACCGCCGCCGACCCACAGGCCGTCGCAGACGCGCTCAAGAAGGACGCGTCGTACAAGGCCGTCATGGTGACGCACAACGAGACTTCGACGGGCGTCACCAACGACCTTGAGGCGATTGCGAAGGTAATTCGCACGGCGCGGCCGGAGATTCTCATCCTCGTCGACGCGATCAGCAGCCTGGGCTCCGTGCCGCTGCCGATCGACGCGTGGGACCTGGACGTTGTGTTTACCGGCTCGCAAAAGGGTTGGATGGTGCCACCGGGCATGGCGATGGTCTCCGTGAGCAGGCGCGCCTGGGACGCCATCGAGACGGCGACCATTCCGCGCTATTACTTCGACTACAAGAAGGCGAAGTCATACCTGGAAAAGAGCCAGACGCCCTGGACGCCCGCCATCTCTGTCTACTTCGCGATGGACGTCGCGCTTCGCAAGCTCGAGGCGGAGGGCCTTTCAGCGATTCACGCGCGCCACGAAAAGCTCGGCAGGTTTACGCGCGAGAACGTCAAGGCGCTTGGACTGAAGCTCCTGGCCGATGAGCGCGTCGCATCGAACACCGTCACGGCTGTCCGTGTGCCCGACGGCATCGATGGCTCGGCGCTGACGAAAATGATGCGCACCGAGTACAACACCGTGCTCGCCGGTGGCCAGGGCCCGCTCACGGGCAAGATCTTCCGCATCGGGCATCTCGGTCTCGTGTCCGAAGCCGACCTGCGGGCGTGTTTCGATGCGCTCAAGCTCGCGTTGCCGCGCGTCGGATTCTCGCCGTCGGGAGTGGGAGCTACTGCATAG
- a CDS encoding Flp family type IVb pilin, translating to MVNDVALRVLVALQGLKTRFEDEDGQTLAEYGLIMAVIAVAVVVAAGVAFREAIVGAFDNATECISGAGNTGPCA from the coding sequence ATGGTGAACGACGTAGCGCTTCGAGTGCTTGTGGCCTTGCAGGGCCTCAAGACACGGTTCGAAGATGAAGACGGTCAGACGCTCGCTGAGTACGGTCTGATCATGGCGGTCATCGCCGTTGCGGTGGTCGTGGCGGCGGGTGTCGCGTTCCGCGAAGCGATCGTCGGCGCGTTCGACAACGCGACCGAGTGCATCAGCGGCGCCGGTAACACGGGGCCCTGCGCGTAG